From Haloglomus litoreum, the proteins below share one genomic window:
- a CDS encoding non-histone chromosomal MC1 family protein — MVDDDKRNFALRDDIGNETSVFSGRTPRQAALKAARRLEPAKSEQQAEHVELRLREKGTKKVHIYDGWAWTETAPDDKPGWMPSEITEANVSKKGIEHLDSI, encoded by the coding sequence ATGGTCGACGACGACAAGCGGAACTTCGCACTCCGGGACGATATCGGCAACGAGACGAGCGTGTTCTCCGGGCGGACCCCCCGGCAGGCCGCGCTGAAGGCGGCTCGACGGCTCGAGCCAGCCAAGAGCGAACAGCAGGCCGAGCACGTGGAACTCCGGCTCCGCGAGAAGGGCACGAAGAAGGTCCACATCTACGACGGCTGGGCGTGGACGGAGACGGCCCCCGACGACAAACCCGGCTGGATGCCGTCGGAGATCACGGAGGCGAACGTCTCGAAGAAGGGCATCGAACACCTCGACTCCATCTGA
- a CDS encoding complex I NDUFA9 subunit family protein has protein sequence MNVLVTGGTGFVGRNLTRELAERGHDVTALARTPGEVDLHPEVETVVGDVTAYDSIEPAFEGQDAVVNLVALSPLFKPKGGDEQHMTVHLGGTRNCLQAAEAHGVDRFVQMSALGADPDGPTHYIRAKGQAEEAVTDADVDWTIFRPSVVFGDGDEFVGFTKLLAPPYFTPLPGGGKTRFQPIWIGDLVRMLAMALEGEVPEAEDEDDDGPTPAIRRVDDGADAGDEPNPHVGRTYAIGGPEVLTLAEVAELAHAADNKPVSVVNVPMGLAGIGLKTLGALPGAPMGGDQYRSLKFDNTTADNDVGVFGYDEADLRTLADYLGVDLDAI, from the coding sequence ATGAACGTGCTTGTCACCGGCGGCACCGGATTCGTCGGTCGGAACCTCACCCGTGAGCTCGCCGAGCGCGGCCACGACGTGACGGCGCTGGCCCGCACCCCCGGCGAGGTCGACCTCCACCCCGAGGTCGAGACGGTCGTCGGCGACGTGACCGCGTACGACTCCATCGAACCCGCGTTCGAGGGGCAGGACGCCGTCGTGAACCTGGTCGCGCTGTCGCCCCTGTTCAAGCCGAAGGGCGGCGACGAGCAGCACATGACGGTCCATCTCGGCGGCACACGGAACTGCCTGCAGGCAGCCGAGGCCCACGGCGTGGACCGGTTCGTCCAGATGAGCGCGCTCGGCGCGGACCCGGACGGCCCGACCCACTACATCCGCGCGAAGGGGCAGGCCGAGGAGGCCGTGACGGACGCCGACGTCGACTGGACCATCTTCCGGCCCTCGGTCGTCTTCGGTGACGGCGACGAGTTCGTCGGCTTCACGAAGCTGCTCGCGCCCCCGTACTTCACGCCGCTCCCGGGCGGCGGGAAGACCCGCTTCCAGCCGATCTGGATCGGCGACCTCGTCCGGATGCTGGCGATGGCCCTCGAGGGCGAGGTCCCCGAGGCGGAGGACGAGGACGACGACGGGCCGACCCCGGCCATCCGGCGGGTCGACGACGGGGCGGACGCGGGCGACGAGCCGAACCCGCACGTCGGGCGGACCTACGCCATCGGCGGTCCGGAGGTACTGACGCTCGCCGAGGTCGCCGAACTGGCCCACGCCGCCGACAACAAGCCTGTCAGCGTGGTGAACGTGCCGATGGGGCTCGCGGGCATCGGCCTGAAGACGCTGGGGGCGCTCCCCGGCGCGCCGATGGGCGGCGACCAGTACCGCTCGCTGAAGTTCGACAACACCACCGCCGACAACGATGTCGGGGTCTTCGGCTACGACGAGGCCGACCTGCGGACGCTGGCCGACTACCTGGGCGTCGACCTCGACGCCATCTGA
- the thrC gene encoding threonine synthase translates to MTDLSLPAEPEVPDIAADGVWLTCIDCGETHAPFEDIIYTCPDCGALLEARYDSYPGFDAFEGPKSVWRYSAALPFSEGVTLPEGGTPLHRVPRLEDDLGVRNLRIKHEGMNPTGSFKDRGMTVGVKVAERLGVDRLACASTGNTSAALAAYGGRAGLETLVLLPAGKVAAGKIAQAALHDARILEVEGNFDACLDRVQDLADRGEAYLLNSLNPFRLEGQKTIGLEILEEFRDDHGRFPDRVCLPVGNAGNTAALYKCFRELVRSGALAPGDVPKLTGVQAEGAAPMVEAIEEGLEDTRRWEDVETIATAIRIGNPVNAPKALPGIRETGGTAVAVSDDEITTAQRDLAREGVGVEPASAASVAGLRKLRREGEVDAGEDVVCLTTGHLLKDPDAAAKAGADPEPVPNDTDDILAHLAGESVAAGGAGEAGGPLARLKRLF, encoded by the coding sequence ATGACCGACCTGTCGCTCCCGGCCGAACCGGAGGTCCCCGACATCGCCGCGGACGGCGTCTGGCTGACCTGCATCGACTGCGGCGAGACCCACGCGCCGTTCGAGGACATCATCTACACCTGCCCGGACTGTGGGGCGCTGCTGGAGGCCCGCTACGACTCGTATCCCGGCTTCGACGCGTTCGAGGGCCCGAAGTCGGTGTGGCGCTACAGCGCCGCGCTCCCCTTCTCGGAGGGGGTAACGCTGCCGGAGGGGGGCACGCCACTCCACCGCGTCCCGCGCCTGGAGGACGACCTCGGCGTGCGGAACCTCCGCATCAAGCACGAGGGGATGAACCCGACGGGGAGCTTCAAGGACCGCGGGATGACCGTCGGCGTGAAGGTCGCGGAGCGACTCGGCGTCGACCGCCTCGCGTGCGCGTCGACCGGCAACACCTCGGCCGCGCTCGCCGCGTACGGCGGGCGCGCGGGCCTGGAGACGCTCGTCCTGCTGCCGGCCGGGAAGGTCGCCGCCGGGAAGATCGCACAGGCCGCGCTCCACGATGCGCGCATCCTGGAGGTCGAGGGGAACTTCGACGCGTGTCTCGACCGCGTCCAGGACCTCGCCGACCGCGGCGAGGCCTACCTCCTGAACTCGCTGAACCCCTTCAGACTCGAGGGCCAGAAGACCATCGGCCTCGAGATTCTCGAGGAGTTCCGCGACGACCACGGCCGCTTCCCCGACCGGGTCTGTCTGCCGGTCGGGAACGCCGGCAACACCGCGGCGCTGTACAAGTGCTTCCGCGAGCTGGTGCGGAGCGGCGCCCTCGCGCCCGGCGACGTGCCGAAACTGACCGGGGTGCAGGCCGAGGGCGCCGCGCCGATGGTCGAGGCCATCGAGGAGGGGCTCGAGGACACCCGGCGCTGGGAGGACGTCGAGACCATCGCGACGGCCATCCGCATCGGGAACCCGGTCAACGCGCCGAAGGCGCTACCGGGCATCCGCGAGACGGGCGGCACCGCGGTCGCCGTGAGCGACGACGAGATCACGACGGCCCAGCGCGACCTCGCGCGCGAGGGGGTCGGCGTCGAGCCCGCATCGGCGGCGAGCGTCGCGGGCCTGCGGAAGCTCCGGCGGGAGGGCGAGGTCGACGCCGGCGAGGACGTGGTCTGCCTGACGACGGGCCACCTCCTGAAGGACCCCGACGCCGCGGCGAAGGCGGGCGCCGACCCCGAACCCGTCCCGAACGACACGGACGACATCCTCGCGCACCTCGCCGGCGAGTCGGTCGCGGCCGGCGGGGCGGGCGAGGCGGGCGGTCCCCTCGCTCGGCTGAAGCGACTGTTCTGA
- a CDS encoding class I SAM-dependent methyltransferase, with protein sequence MVDKEAVRRSYDELGASYGAQRDSGGVRALDALLDSADPDRVLDAGCGPGTPVLGRLDEATAAVGLDVSRAQLEIAAGDVPGAALAQGDMTRLPFAADSFDAVVAYWSLIHVPLVEHPAVLAEFARVLRPGGRALVCEGREAWTGENPDWLDSGVGMAWEMAGAEATREDLRTVGFSVEREWGAADSLDEDDEAEPWVFIEARLER encoded by the coding sequence ATGGTCGACAAGGAGGCGGTCCGTCGCTCGTACGACGAACTGGGGGCGTCCTACGGTGCCCAGCGCGACTCGGGGGGAGTGCGGGCCCTCGATGCGCTCCTCGATTCGGCCGACCCGGACCGCGTCCTCGATGCCGGCTGCGGGCCGGGAACACCGGTCCTCGGGCGGCTCGACGAGGCGACGGCCGCCGTCGGGCTGGACGTCTCCCGGGCGCAGCTGGAGATCGCTGCCGGCGACGTTCCCGGGGCGGCGCTCGCGCAGGGGGACATGACGCGACTCCCGTTCGCCGCCGACAGCTTCGACGCCGTCGTGGCCTACTGGTCGCTCATCCACGTCCCGCTGGTCGAACACCCGGCGGTGCTGGCGGAGTTCGCCCGCGTGCTCCGACCGGGCGGCCGGGCCCTCGTCTGCGAGGGCCGGGAGGCGTGGACCGGCGAGAACCCGGACTGGCTGGACAGCGGCGTCGGGATGGCCTGGGAGATGGCCGGCGCCGAGGCGACCCGCGAGGACCTCCGGACGGTCGGCTTCAGCGTCGAACGGGAGTGGGGCGCGGCGGACAGTCTGGACGAGGACGACGAGGCGGAGCCGTGGGTGTTCATCGAGGCACGGCTGGAGCGGTAG
- a CDS encoding quinone-dependent dihydroorotate dehydrogenase, translating into MGPSLYDIAKPLLFSLAPETAHELTLQALAASQATPVESLLRERLTVTDDRLAVDAFGQSFPSPVGVAAGFDKNARVAPALAALGFGHVEVGGVTAEQQDGNPRPRMFRLPEDRAIINRMGFNNDGADAVGPRVSEHAAALDIPLGVNIGKSKSAPLDDAEDDYRYTYERVSDADFFVVNVSSPNTPGLRELQDRDRLASILGTLRDAGADPLLVKLSPDLGEGAIEDAIGVVNDLDLDGVVATNTTTRRPASLHSPHASEDGGLSGAPLERHATETVRFVARRTDVPVVGVGGVASAEGAYAKIRAGARVVQLYTGLVYEGPTLARDINRGLLDLLERDGFDSVSDAVGADL; encoded by the coding sequence ATGGGACCCTCGCTCTACGACATCGCGAAGCCGCTCCTCTTCTCGCTGGCACCCGAGACGGCCCACGAACTCACCCTCCAGGCCCTCGCTGCGAGCCAGGCCACGCCCGTCGAGTCGCTGCTCCGGGAGCGTCTCACCGTCACGGACGACCGCCTCGCCGTCGACGCGTTCGGGCAGTCGTTCCCCTCGCCGGTCGGCGTCGCCGCCGGCTTCGACAAGAACGCCCGCGTCGCGCCCGCGCTGGCCGCGCTGGGCTTCGGTCACGTCGAGGTCGGTGGCGTCACCGCCGAGCAACAGGACGGCAACCCCCGTCCCCGGATGTTCCGCCTCCCCGAGGACCGCGCCATCATCAACCGGATGGGATTCAACAACGACGGCGCCGACGCCGTCGGCCCGCGCGTCTCAGAGCACGCGGCCGCACTCGACATCCCCCTCGGGGTCAACATCGGCAAGTCCAAATCGGCACCCCTGGACGACGCCGAGGACGACTACCGCTACACCTACGAGCGGGTCTCGGACGCGGACTTCTTCGTCGTCAACGTCTCCAGCCCCAACACGCCCGGGCTCCGCGAGCTCCAGGACCGTGACCGCCTCGCGAGCATCCTGGGGACGCTCCGGGACGCGGGCGCCGACCCGCTGCTCGTGAAGCTCTCCCCGGACCTGGGCGAGGGCGCCATCGAGGACGCCATCGGCGTCGTGAACGACCTCGACCTCGACGGGGTCGTCGCGACGAACACGACGACCCGCCGCCCGGCCTCGTTGCACTCCCCGCACGCATCCGAGGACGGCGGCCTCTCGGGTGCCCCCCTGGAACGCCACGCCACGGAGACGGTCCGGTTCGTCGCTCGGCGCACGGACGTACCGGTCGTCGGCGTGGGTGGTGTCGCGTCGGCAGAGGGCGCCTACGCGAAGATTCGCGCGGGCGCACGCGTGGTGCAACTGTACACCGGCCTCGTCTACGAGGGCCCGACGCTGGCCCGCGACATCAACCGCGGCCTCCTCGACCTGCTGGAACGCGACGGTTTCGATTCGGTGTCCGACGCCGTCGGCGCGGACCTGTGA
- the azf gene encoding NAD-dependent glucose-6-phosphate dehydrogenase Azf encodes MDDTVLLTGAGGYVGGAILDGIGDEYDWRLLYHNPPAEEPDHPYTIGEITEPEDAQEACEDVDAVIHLAGDPRPDAPWDSVLENNIHGTKVMFDAALEAGAETFVYASSNHAVGHFETERKPDLYRTEDDFLLDGSELPRPGNFYGVSKAAGETLGRYYHDEHDISVCCIRIGNLTKGHPPIDYERGQAMWLSYRDCAHIHECALEADYDYEIVYGISDNDRKYYSLERAKEVLGYEPQDNSAEWDGDEKVV; translated from the coding sequence ATGGACGACACCGTGCTGCTGACCGGCGCCGGGGGGTACGTCGGTGGCGCGATACTCGACGGGATCGGCGACGAGTACGACTGGCGCCTGCTGTACCACAACCCGCCGGCCGAGGAGCCGGACCACCCCTACACCATCGGGGAGATCACCGAGCCGGAGGACGCGCAGGAGGCCTGCGAGGACGTCGACGCCGTCATCCACCTCGCCGGTGACCCCCGCCCCGACGCCCCCTGGGACTCGGTCCTGGAGAACAACATCCACGGGACGAAGGTGATGTTCGACGCGGCGCTGGAGGCGGGTGCCGAGACGTTCGTCTACGCCTCCTCGAACCACGCCGTCGGGCACTTCGAGACCGAGCGCAAACCCGACCTCTACCGGACCGAGGACGACTTCCTGCTCGACGGCTCGGAGCTCCCGCGCCCGGGGAACTTCTACGGCGTCTCGAAGGCCGCGGGCGAGACGCTCGGCCGGTACTACCACGACGAACACGACATCTCCGTCTGCTGCATCCGCATCGGCAACCTCACCAAGGGCCACCCGCCCATCGACTACGAGCGGGGGCAGGCGATGTGGCTCTCCTACCGGGACTGCGCCCACATCCACGAGTGCGCCCTCGAAGCCGACTACGACTACGAGATCGTCTACGGCATCTCGGACAACGACCGGAAGTACTACTCGCTGGAACGCGCGAAGGAGGTGCTTGGCTACGAGCCACAGGACAACTCCGCCGAGTGGGACGGCGACGAGAAGGTCGTATGA
- a CDS encoding DUF7504 family protein gives MSRDDSTQRHPPDPVASTLSGLGDASPVLVMAAAGAGSVDAVCRSLLAPTDGTEQALVLSLTDGVDGCLERLGDTAGLSTVHVITTRQGPSATTVTAGETTEIVTRRIDDPSDLPRLGIAASRTVTGADGEGRFRVCIDSLTAMLQYADRGRVYRFVQVLQDRLAQADTVAHYHMNPAAHDEQTVETLRQLFDAVVEVSADGSVELVE, from the coding sequence ATGTCACGTGACGATTCGACTCAACGTCATCCGCCGGACCCGGTAGCCTCGACGCTCTCCGGGCTGGGTGACGCGTCACCGGTGCTCGTCATGGCCGCCGCCGGGGCGGGGAGCGTGGACGCTGTCTGCCGGTCGCTCCTCGCACCGACCGACGGAACGGAGCAGGCCCTGGTCCTCTCGCTCACGGACGGGGTCGACGGCTGCCTGGAGCGGCTGGGCGACACCGCCGGACTGAGCACGGTCCACGTCATCACCACCCGCCAGGGGCCGTCGGCGACGACCGTCACCGCGGGGGAGACGACGGAGATCGTGACCCGGCGGATCGACGACCCCTCCGACCTCCCGCGGCTCGGTATCGCCGCCAGCCGGACGGTCACCGGGGCCGACGGCGAAGGGCGGTTCCGGGTCTGTATCGACTCCCTGACCGCGATGCTCCAGTACGCGGACCGGGGCCGGGTCTACCGCTTCGTGCAGGTGCTCCAGGACCGGCTCGCCCAGGCCGACACGGTCGCACACTACCACATGAACCCCGCGGCCCACGACGAGCAGACGGTCGAGACGCTCCGACAACTGTTCGACGCCGTCGTCGAGGTGTCGGCGGACGGCAGCGTGGAACTGGTCGAGTGA
- a CDS encoding DUF7533 family protein has translation MARSILGTVGLALTLAFAIPVAYLGVEFLLDGKTNQALLFLGIAVLMVVIEEYLTTPMDVPGMVAGKVLGRAVKDPDEGVADDEPDEPAANDVDRPDTGDDAPDEAADDEPLIPDAEER, from the coding sequence ATGGCCCGGAGCATCCTCGGCACCGTCGGTCTCGCGCTGACGCTGGCGTTCGCCATCCCCGTGGCCTACCTCGGCGTCGAGTTCCTCCTCGACGGGAAGACGAACCAGGCGCTCCTCTTCCTCGGCATCGCCGTGCTGATGGTCGTCATCGAGGAGTACCTCACCACGCCGATGGACGTGCCCGGGATGGTCGCCGGGAAGGTCCTCGGCCGGGCCGTGAAGGACCCGGACGAGGGTGTGGCCGACGACGAACCCGACGAGCCCGCCGCGAACGATGTCGACCGACCGGATACGGGGGACGACGCCCCCGACGAGGCGGCCGACGACGAGCCGCTCATCCCGGATGCCGAGGAGCGGTAG
- a CDS encoding bactofilin family protein, with product MRQHSVFGRGVALLVALLVVLAVVPGSAAAESRAGGTVVVAEGETVAGLEAFGGSVVVRGTVDGNLQAFAGDVTVTESGRVTGNVGAAAGSVRIAGTVVGDVEAAAGSIEVTPSGEVGGDLQAAGGSVVLAGTVRGDATLAGESVVLAGSAVVDGGVEYDAESFRNDGAAVGGSVVRNDNLGGVSIGSPADALLPGWVASVYGVLVNLVLGAALLLVFPAVSRRIADRAVESPLAAGGVGLLMVLVAPIALVLVALTIIGIPLSLLGLFLFLFTLWVGLVYGGYTVGEWLTDAADVDNRWLALAVGVVLVALAGRLPIVGGLVTAIVTLLGLGALALVVRDARRDDEDTAPPTATEAEEGPTAA from the coding sequence ATGAGACAGCACTCGGTGTTCGGTCGGGGCGTCGCCCTCCTGGTGGCGCTCCTCGTGGTACTGGCAGTTGTCCCGGGGTCCGCGGCCGCCGAGAGCCGCGCCGGCGGGACGGTCGTCGTTGCGGAGGGCGAGACCGTCGCCGGGCTCGAGGCGTTCGGCGGGTCGGTCGTCGTGCGGGGGACGGTCGACGGGAACCTCCAGGCGTTCGCCGGCGACGTGACGGTCACCGAGAGCGGTCGGGTGACCGGCAACGTGGGGGCGGCCGCCGGGAGCGTCCGCATCGCCGGCACCGTCGTCGGCGATGTCGAGGCTGCGGCGGGGAGCATCGAGGTCACGCCGAGCGGCGAGGTCGGTGGCGACCTGCAGGCGGCCGGTGGGTCCGTCGTCCTCGCGGGCACGGTCCGCGGTGACGCGACGCTGGCCGGCGAGTCCGTCGTCCTGGCCGGGTCCGCGGTCGTCGACGGCGGTGTCGAGTACGACGCCGAGTCGTTCCGCAACGACGGGGCGGCCGTCGGCGGCTCGGTCGTCCGGAACGACAACCTCGGCGGCGTCAGCATCGGGTCGCCGGCCGACGCGCTCCTGCCCGGCTGGGTCGCGAGCGTCTACGGCGTCCTCGTCAACCTCGTGCTGGGTGCGGCCCTGCTGCTCGTCTTCCCGGCTGTCTCCCGCCGGATCGCCGACCGGGCCGTCGAGTCGCCGCTGGCGGCGGGTGGTGTCGGCCTGCTGATGGTCCTCGTCGCCCCCATCGCGCTCGTGCTGGTCGCGCTCACCATCATCGGCATCCCCCTGAGCCTGCTCGGGCTGTTCCTGTTCCTGTTCACGCTCTGGGTGGGGCTGGTGTACGGCGGCTACACCGTCGGCGAGTGGCTGACCGACGCCGCCGACGTGGACAACCGCTGGCTGGCCCTGGCCGTCGGTGTCGTGCTGGTCGCGCTCGCGGGCCGGCTCCCGATCGTCGGCGGGCTGGTGACCGCCATCGTGACGCTGCTCGGCCTCGGCGCGCTCGCGCTGGTGGTCCGGGACGCCCGGCGCGACGACGAGGACACCGCGCCCCCGACGGCGACCGAGGCCGAGGAGGGCCCGACGGCCGCCTGA
- the tmk gene encoding dTMP kinase, producing MLITLEGIDGAGKSTVHEALRDHDALADAVFTHEPTDSWYGEAVRRSLGDDEADPLAELFLYTADHADHLANVVRPALAEGRVVVSDRYVDSRYAYQGAALEAATDLKRPMEYVRGIHEAFTRPPDATLYLDIDPRSGAERAGASDKFETAGHLAAVQANYEQLVEAEPGRFVRIDATRPPEDVIAAAEDAIDRILADREG from the coding sequence ATGCTCATCACGCTGGAGGGGATCGACGGGGCCGGGAAGTCGACGGTCCACGAGGCGCTCCGGGACCACGACGCACTGGCCGACGCCGTCTTCACCCACGAGCCGACGGACTCGTGGTACGGCGAGGCCGTCCGCCGCTCGCTCGGCGACGACGAGGCCGACCCGCTCGCCGAGCTGTTCCTCTACACCGCCGACCACGCCGACCACCTCGCGAACGTCGTCCGGCCGGCGCTCGCCGAGGGACGGGTCGTCGTCTCGGACCGCTACGTCGACTCGCGCTACGCCTACCAGGGCGCCGCCCTGGAGGCAGCGACCGACCTGAAGCGGCCGATGGAGTACGTCCGCGGCATCCACGAGGCGTTCACCCGACCGCCGGACGCCACCCTCTACCTCGACATCGACCCGCGCAGCGGCGCCGAGCGCGCGGGCGCGTCGGACAAGTTCGAGACCGCCGGCCACCTCGCTGCCGTCCAGGCGAACTACGAGCAGCTCGTCGAGGCCGAACCCGGTCGGTTCGTCCGCATCGACGCCACCCGGCCGCCGGAGGACGTCATCGCGGCCGCCGAGGACGCCATCGACCGGATTCTCGCCGACCGGGAGGGCTGA
- a CDS encoding replication factor C small subunit: MSEPGEPAADAPAASERGREVWIEKYRPQSLDDIVGQDTIVERLKSYINRQDLPHLLFAGPAGVGKTTASVSIAREIYGEDWRENFLELNASDERGIDVVRDRIKSFARASFGGYDYRVIFLDEADALTSDAQGALRRTMEQFSNNTRFILSCNYSSQIIDPIQSRCAVFRFSPLGDDAVEAQIRQIAANEDIELTEDGLDALVYAAGGDMRKAINGLQAAAVMGEAVDEEAVYAITSTARPEEINGMVQRALDGDFTAARSQLDDLLTESGIAGGDIIDQLHRSVWEFDIDDEAAVRLMDRVGEADYRITAGANEQIQLEALLASLALDEE, encoded by the coding sequence ATGAGCGAACCCGGGGAGCCCGCGGCCGACGCGCCCGCCGCGTCCGAGCGCGGGCGGGAGGTCTGGATCGAGAAGTACCGCCCCCAGTCGCTGGACGACATCGTCGGCCAGGACACCATCGTCGAGCGGCTGAAGTCGTACATAAACCGGCAAGATTTGCCGCACCTTCTTTTTGCGGGGCCGGCGGGCGTGGGGAAGACCACCGCATCTGTCAGTATTGCGAGAGAAATCTACGGCGAGGACTGGCGCGAGAACTTCCTCGAGTTGAACGCCAGCGACGAGCGCGGCATCGACGTGGTCCGGGACCGCATCAAGAGCTTCGCGCGCGCGTCGTTCGGCGGCTACGACTACCGCGTCATCTTCCTCGACGAGGCCGACGCGCTCACCAGCGACGCCCAGGGCGCCCTGCGCCGGACGATGGAGCAGTTCTCCAACAACACGCGGTTCATCCTCTCGTGTAACTACTCCTCGCAGATCATCGACCCCATCCAGTCGCGGTGTGCCGTCTTCCGGTTCTCGCCGCTGGGTGACGACGCCGTGGAGGCCCAGATACGCCAGATCGCCGCGAACGAGGACATCGAGCTGACCGAGGACGGCCTAGACGCGCTCGTCTACGCCGCGGGCGGGGACATGCGCAAGGCCATCAACGGCCTCCAGGCGGCGGCCGTGATGGGCGAGGCCGTCGACGAGGAGGCGGTGTACGCCATCACCTCCACCGCACGCCCCGAGGAGATCAACGGGATGGTCCAGCGCGCGCTCGACGGGGACTTCACCGCCGCGCGCTCCCAGCTGGACGATCTCCTCACGGAGTCGGGCATCGCGGGCGGGGACATCATCGACCAGCTCCACCGCTCGGTGTGGGAGTTCGACATCGACGACGAGGCCGCGGTCCGGCTGATGGACCGGGTCGGCGAGGCCGACTACCGCATCACCGCGGGTGCCAACGAGCAGATCCAGCTCGAGGCGCTGCTCGCGTCGCTCGCGCTCGACGAGGAGTAG